Genomic DNA from Phyllostomus discolor isolate MPI-MPIP mPhyDis1 chromosome 12, mPhyDis1.pri.v3, whole genome shotgun sequence:
TAACAGACAGCAGAGTTCATGTTAAAGATACCCCAGTTTTACTGCACCCAAAACGCCTTTATCCTGTGTAAACACTATAGTTATGAAAAACACAGAGCTATTCATATCAGTTTTTCCACATTAACTTCACTGATATGGTTTTTCTCCAGAATGAATTCAATGGTATTTAATAAAGGATGGTTCTTTTTGTAAAGTATTTCTTATATTCACTGCACTCTTGAGTTCTTTCTGCAATGTGAATCCTGATGAATACGAAGAAGAGAGCTAcgggtaaaagatttcccacattggGAGCATTCATAAGGCCCTTCTCCAGTGTGAAGTCTCTGATGCGAATTATAGTGGTGTTTCAACTTAAatgatttcccacattcaccacatGCATAGGGTTTTTCTGCAGTGTGAACCCTCTTATGAGCATGGAAGGCAGAAGTcctggtaaaagatttcccacattcactgcattcatatggcctttctccagtgtgaagtcTTAGATGAATATGAAGAAGACTGCGATTGGTAAAGGATTTCCCACACTGAGAGCActcataaggcttttctccagtgtgcaCTCTCTGATGACAATTAAGGTTGTATTTCATCTTAAatgatttcccacattcactgcactcataaggcttttctgcagtgtgaactctctgatgagaATGAAGGGCAGAGCTACTGATGAAagacttcccacattcactgcattcataaggcctttctccagtgtgaagtcTCAAATGAATATGAAGAAGAGAGCGAGTGGTAAAACTTTTCCCACATTccctgcactcataaggcctttctccagtgtgaactctttGATGATAAAGGAGATTCCAACTACTGgtaaaagattttccacattcaccGCACTCATATGGCCTTTCTCCCCTGTGAACTTTCTGATGATAATGGAGGGCATTAGTACGGGTAAAGGATTTCCCACATTGAccacactcataaggcctttctccagtgtgaactctctgatgaccACGGAGGTTCCGGCTACTGGTAAAAGATTTTCCACATATATTGCAcacataaggcctttctccagtgttaACTCTTTGATGTTTACAAAGGTCAGAGATACTGGTcaaagattttccacattcaccGCCTTTAttaggcctttctccagtgtgaactctctgatgaacACAAAGGGAAGAGCTAttggtaaaagatttcccacattcacaaTACACAAAACGCTGTCTTCCTGTAAGAAATCTCTGGTCCTCAACAAGTGTGTCATTGCAGCCAATGGCTTTCTTGCATTCTCTTGGGATGTAATACTTTGTACTTTGAAAAGTCATTTCGGATTTAGCGATTTTGTTTGCTCTGTGCATGGTATGAGCATCCAGTTGCTCAATATGTCCTGGGATGATGACAAAGCATTTTCCTCCCTGACTAGAGGTACAAGGCTTCCATGATGCATTGAAATTGGAGCTCTTTGCACTTGAGACTCTGTCCACATTGCCTGTGAAAGAATTCTTTGTTGTATGCTCCTCCTGGTGCTTGTTATACTGTGCactgaaataaaatggttttgcaCATGCCCCACACCTCAGCAGTGTGGGCCTTTTTTGTATTCTGTGCTGGTCAACCACATGGAAAATGTCTCTCAAGACGGGCTCACAACTCTCACAGGGGTGGCTATTCTGGGAAGACTTGGCAGACTTGGGATTCTTAGCCTCCAACTTTCTTACAGAAATATTCTGTTCCATGGGTGCCACCATGTCCTCTGATCTGCAGCAGCAACCTGAAGAAAAACAAGTGCTAGTGAAGTACATAGTGACCTATAGGGAGGAGGTTTATTCAACACCAATTTGAATCTGAAACATTTGACATGCATCTATGTGATGATTTCCCAGATTAGTGAGATAGGCTCTGAGAAAGGCCTCAGGTCAGTAGATAATGGGGACCTCATTAAACAAAGGGCACTAAGATAGGAAGGGACATGAGGAAGAGAGGCACAGTTTACAAGTTGTTCCTCTGCTAATGGCTGCCTGGAAAACCCTTCCTGGCTGACATCAGACTGTGCAGTTGGGTATGAATGTGCCCCAAACCATGAAAATCAACCACAGTAGAGTATATGCTGTGCAAGTTTTGTATGGAATATGTGCACAATTCAAGACAAAAAGGCattcatcaaaattgaaaagcACACCAAAGTGATTCCCCAGAGAAATGGTTGTGGTGTTAAGGTTAGAGAGGTGAAGATTAATCACAGCTGGAAgtcagaggagaaaggaaaactatTAAAAGTGACAAACTGGCAATGTGGCAACACTGGAAAAGGACAAGTAGATTAAACTGTAGGTACTGGCAATGGTGACAAAATACAGTTAAAGAGAACAGGTTcctcattatattttaataatgtcatGGAAGCAAATTCTCCCCAATGGCCATTAATGAATGCCAGACCTTCTGTGAACCTATCCTGTCCTGGCTGGACTCATGTCACCCGTGTGATACACAAAGGACTCTTCTACTTCCTTCCCAATTAAGCATTTACATGGAATACCGATGATGGAACTCCAAAGAGAAAACAGATGAGATGAATAACCAGCACTGTCATAGAACAACTCTGtataaacaaaccaaaagagAAAGATCTACGTGAATGACAACAGCAAGGtggcagaagaaaaaatacaaatattctaCCCCTTCCAAAATAATCAGACAATTATCCATGATAAACAACATCCCTTCAGAAATGGAAGAGAGGCTTAAGAGACCAGTAATTCCAAAGAGCGATAAAGTAGAGCATAATATGAAGTGGAGTTGGAGTGTAGACTTAGCAAATAAGGTTAGATGCAAAACACAAGGGTAAAACCTTCTTGGAGACACAGCACTTGTGTTACCATTGATTCTAGTGGCCTATTTTGTGTCACCAAAACTCCAAAAGAGATTGTTAAATAGTTGgaagctgcagccctggccactgATCAACCCTTCAATCTTCAATAGAGTGACCTAGCTCATGGGGCTACAAGAAGAATGGGAAGTGAAACATCATCACTCCAGACACAACAAACCACTTAGAAAGTACCATTATGTGCATATGCAGAAAAACCACTTCTATAAACAGAATTAGCCcacaagtaaaaaataataactgtttAATCAAATATCACACAACACTAAGACGAAGGGAAATATGAGAAAAAAGTGAcaaaagacacattataattttaatgtgaattaaACTAAAAAACTGGAGGTATaaaaactatgagaaaaataattaaaataataatttctaaaaacatcaGTTGGAGCCTTGgatggtgttgctcagtggatagagtgccagactgtgaaccaaagcatagtggtttgattccaagtcagagcatatgcctgggttgcaggctgggtccctagtggggggcatgcaaggggcaaccacatgttgatgtttctctccatcgctttctccctcccttcccctctgtctaaaaataaataaataaaatccttaaaaaataaacaaaaaaaaaaatccaaaaacatcaGTGAGGTACAGGCGAATACACATGGAACTCAACATAATGAACAAGcaaatataggaaaaaacatggagttcagaaatatagaaatcataaaagagaatgaaacagAAATTTGGAAGTTGCAGAAaattatgaatgaaatgaaaaatgcaaaagacTTTCAAAAGCAGACAAGATCAAGGAGTAAAATGAATATATCACCTCAGAGGCAGGTGATTTGAAAATAtccatgtaaaagaaaaaaactgaagacagCCTATGTGAATACTAAAACACCACAGAGATAACCTATATTTGTATTATGGGGGTCCCAGAGggggtgaaaaagagaaaaaaagagagcaagagaaaaatggagaggaagaagaagcataacatttttaatttaaaaaatgagttcaaGTTCAAcctgaaaatatgaaaagaagtgTGAATTGTCATCTTAAAGATCCTCCCAGGTCCCAGTACACATTTAATGCAAACAGAACTTCAGcaagatacattataataaaagtgccaaaaatcaaaaacaagaaaaagtttgAAAGACCAAAGAGAATAGAAATTCCTATATAAGGACAACACTCCCCATAAGGTCAATGACAGATTTCTCTGAAAAAACCTTGTAACCTTGGAGAATACCAAATGATGTATTCAAAACACTAAAGGAAAATATCTGCAAACTGGCAATACTTAATCCAGAAAAGCTCTTCCTcagaaataacaaggaaaaaaaatactttcctgGAATGACAAAATGTGAAGAAGTTAATTTCCATTCATCCTGACTTACTAGAAatgtggggggctggggtggaggagagataTATCAGCTAAAATAAACACATGCTACATAGAAATAGGAGCCTGTAGCAAAGTATAAAATACTCTGGTAAGGCCAGGATGTCATCAAGTTCTGAATACTGGAACAGTTCTTGGTGAAGTATACTTTATTTAACTCTACTGTATAGGATAAAAATTAAGTGTATTGAGAATAACAATGGTGACAAGAATTTGTAAATAGACACACAATATAGAAAGACGTGAACTgtgacatcaaaaatataaagtgGTGATATAGCAGGGAGTCGAGgataatttttttgcatgcaaGCAAAGCTGTTTCAAGGTTACAATGAACTGTTAAGAGTATGAGTTGTTTtatgaagtttaataaaaaacaaaacacaagcacAAGCCTGTCTAATGGATGCCCAAGAGAAAGgaatcaaatctaaaaaaaaaaaaaaaaaaaaaaaagcaagatagGAAGACAAAAAAGGAAGTACACAATAGGCAGAAAACATGACAACGTGGCAATAGTAGGACCTTCAAATAATTCTTCAATCAGTccttggctggcatggctcagtggattgagcaccagactgcaaagcaaactgtcgctggtttgattcccagttaggacacgtGCCTGAGTTGTGAAACAGGTTCCCTGGTGcagagcaatgtttctctctttctccctcccttcccccctgtctaaagataaataaatattttttaaaaaaattcttcaatcAAGAGACATAAGAGTGGCTGATGGAATAAAAACACaagatacagccctggctggtgtggataagtggattgagtgccagcctgcgaaccaaagggttgctggttctattcccaatcagggcacatgcctgggctgcaggccaggtccccagtagaggacacatgagaggcaaccatacattgatgtttctctccctctctttatccctcccttccccctgtctaaaataaataaataaataaataaaatctttaaaaaaacaacaacaaaatacaaaagcatTTGATATCCGGCTTTCTGGCTACTATCATCTGTTTGGCTCacataaacacttaaaaaattcttatcataggtgaaaaagatgaagggattaaaaagtacaaattggcagttaccaAATAATCATTAGGATGTAAAGGACAGCCTAGagaaggggtgtcaaactctttttcactgggggccacattagccacgcagttgccttcaaagggctgaaataattttaagactgtataaaagtaactacttcttaactgttaaggagttgaaattacatttggccctttgaaggcaacttcaaggctgatgtggcacccggtgaaaatgagtttgatacccctgacctagagaatatagtcaatagcaTTCTACTAATAATGTATGTTGTCAGATGAGTGAGATTTATGGAGAtggtcacttagtaagttatacaatgtctaatcataaaactaatataaaaatatatgtcaatgatatttaaaaataaaaatatttatagaaatagatgaatgaataaatacattgatGCCTGGTTAAGCTTACCTtctgttccaaaaaaaaaaaattcccacaagACACAATATATGCTTTTTCCAAGAGATAATTAATCTTTATGGACACAAATACActcaaagagatggaaaatatattccatgcAAGTAAcactaaagagagaaagaagataacAATTTTAATTACTATGTACCCAACCAAGAGCACCTAAGTGCGTAAGCAAACGATATGAGATCTGAAGGCAGAAAACACAATGCAACAGTACTAGACAACTTAAATGTTCCCCTTTCAACAATGGAGCATCTCTTTGGAAAGCAATAAGGAATTATTGAAGTTTGAATACATAATAGAGGAAACAGACTTAATAAACATATGCATAGTCCAGCCATGGCCAGGTAACTtagttagttagagcattgtcccatgtaccaaaaggttgcagctttgattcctggtcagggcacaaacacaGGTTACAGGGACAATCCCCTGTTAAAGGCATGTATGGGAAGAAACTGATCGATGCtcttctcacattgatatttgtcCTTCCTCCTACCTCCTTCTCTCTAACaatcaataataatattttgcagtgaggattaaaatatatatagttgtagaaatgatagagaaaataaaaaaatgctttttctcaCTAATCAATGTGAAATCTATTAGACTTCCAGCAATACCAGTAACTTCAAATACTTCCCTGAGGATTCATTACAGCAGGtatgggggcagcagggagaatAGGGGGAACTGCAAGTAAACCAGCTCTGTCAAGTTCAGGATCTACCCAGAAATCTAGAAAAGCAAACAGTGTGCACAATCCACATATGAGAACAGAGCAACCCCTGAGCAATGAAGGCTTTGGGGGAATGCAAAGCCTAGTCCAAGTGATTGGTGAGATggaggcctttttttttaattaacatgaGTTAGTTTATTAAAATTGCCaacaatgaagaataaaaaggacTTCTGGATACAGGATTGGGGTAAGCGTGACCCCCGTTGCTGCTGTCCATTGCCACCTGGGTACAAGTCTGGGTGTCAGGGCCCTTAGAGCTTAGGACAGAAGCAAACTGCAACCATGAGGAAAGGGGGGTGCAGGCAGTCCAAAGAACAGTGCACAGCGAGAGTCAGTGTCTTACCCAGTGATGATACAAGAGCATAGTTTTCTAGCATCACATCGAGGTACAGGCGTCTCTGAGCCTCATCCAGGAGGAGCCATTCTTTCCTAGAGAGGTACACGGCAACATCCTCAAAGGTTAAAACGACCTGtcagaattaaaacaaatgaatccAGAGTCTGTCTCAGACTCTGTAATCCTAATATTCCCAAATTGAATCCCTTGCAGGGCCTCCCCAGTTCAGAGAAGACACCAGTGCTTGGTGTCAAAGATGCCTACTGTCTTATCAGTCTCATTTATGACACTCATCACCCTCCACAAAGGAAGGCAGATGAGGAAGTAGGGCAGATAAACTGCCACCTAAACTTGGGTACATGACTGCAGGGCCCCATTCTTCCTGATAAACAGTTCCACTGAGTCTCCCAGATCACACCTCCAAAACAGAGCCAAACATGGGCTTATGCTTCCCCCTTATGTCCCAACACCAGGTTGGGAGGACCATCAGCTCATATTCCCTCTAGCTGTGCATGTTACTGTGTGATCTCTACCTGCTTTACATCTTCACACCCAAGTTCACTCTCTCAGCTCTGCTTCCTTCACCCTCATGTACAAAAGAGCTTCCACTTTTGCTTCACTCCATCATGGATCCTTCCACAAATTTACAGAATCATATGTTCAGGTGCTCACAGAGTGTTTCCACTCACTGCTCTTTGAACCTTTAAAAGTGTGAACCAAAACAAGATTCTGATATTCCCAAAGAGAATTAACCTACCACCATCCTCCCCAGCCCAGTTGATGGAGCCTCCACTGCTTCAGCTGCTAGGACAAAAAGTGCTGCAGTGGTTTTgagccctttccttttttcctgcagCTGCAAAATATGAAGTGGTACttacctgtctttttttttttaaagatttatttatttatttacttacttatttatttttagagacaggggatgggaaggaaagaaacatcaatgtgtgagacaaacattgatcagttggttctcgcatgcccccaactagggaacTGGCCAATAAtctaggcatgtgcactgactgggaatcaaaccagtgaccttgtggtttataggccagcactcaattcagagccacaccagcagggccatAGTGGCCCTTCTTAAAAAATGGAAgagggccctggttggtgtggctcagtggattgagtgaaccAGAGTCACTTGTTCAAgtccccagtctagggcacatgcctgggttgcgggccaggtccccagttcaagagaaaaatcacacattgatgtttctctccttccctaaaacaaataaatcttttttttttaaatgaaaaggcaGGGTGGTGGAAGTGGGTATGAAgcggataaatggtaatggataaaaacataataaaaaaaataaaagatagccctgactggtacagctcagttggttagagtgcagtcccataaaccaaagggttgtgggttccattcctggctggggcacatacttgggtttcaggccaggcctccagttAGAGGTGTCCAAGAGCCAATgggttgctgtttctctccctctctttctccctcccttcccttctatctaaaaataaataaaactttttaaagaaataaaacatgtacCAAAATCCAACCTTTTCTCCTACCTCTAACGCCCAACTCTGGTCCATCTGCTATGAATTACAAGAACCTGCCTGGTCCagggctccctgcctcctccattCATCCCCATCATGTTTTCCAGTATGCAGCCAGATGGAGCCTGTTAAACCCAGGAGTCGCCAAGTCCTTTCTCTTATGCAAATGCACTATTATCTCCATAATAGATACCCAAGTTACCGTTTGGCCACTTTATAAATCTGATTCTTGTACCCCCTTCCTCCTTGTCTTTAACACAAAGGAGACCTGAGTGACCCACATCCAGCTCTGTGGCACCTCCAAGCATTTTTCAGTGCAGGTGTCCTTCCCTGGATAACCTGCCTTAACTGCTTACACTGGCTGTTTGTGGGGACCAAACaagtgtggggcaggggggcacatactaaacctgacagcTTGAGTGTTCTCTCATGGCCTTCCAAACTGAGAGACTGAAAAACCCCTACatatggtctgaaattaaaactttctaactaaaagcaagtcatggaaaatagtcatgtcctaggcctgtATCTTCCCCGAGGAAGGTCAATTTTTACCTTAAGTCAGCCCATCTTTGCATTTTTGCTCCTTTGTAACATAGCTTTGGAATTTCAGGATAATATCCTTTTTACTTACCACTCAGGGCACAAACACTGCAccagaacaaagacaaaaaacacttcagtgttattatttttgtgttaattAACTAAATATTAACTACCTTATACCCACCAATGTAAGAGAATTgtgtttccattcatttttactttttatctaatAACAGtgattttcctgctttgttttctcccacctccctaaccTATCACCAATGGGTTTCAAGTTCCCACTTCTACTTTACTTCCTGATTCTGATGTATGAAGTAAatagtaaaactgccattttccgaAGTGTTTTCACACTCTCTTGAGATTTTGTCTAACTTTACTTCTCAATTTGACTCAAATTAGTATATAAAAAAACTCTCCAtagtttgaatgtttcttaccttgacaacagaaatggaaaatggGAGCATCTTGATATTACCTGTGACCTGCACTCAGGATTGGGGTATCCCCAGGGTCCCCACATCCAAGAGCTAGGACATTAGCAAGGGAAGAGTCTTTTGACACTATGAGATAATGTCACCACCAGGCAGGGACTGGGACACCCTGTCCTTCTTTGTCTAGTTTACAAAATAGTTTTCAACTTCAGAACCTATGGGGGAAGTCTCAGTCAACCACCGTTAAGCTCCAGGTAAGCAGGTCTCAGCTGTACCTAGAACCATCCCTGGAGTACGGTGACTTTCAGCAAGTGTCTCCTCAATGCGGCCGCTTACCAGCCCTGTGACCTTCAACAATGGCTCCTCTTCCTGTGCCTGTCATCACCACACTCCACTGGGTTTTCTATCTCAGAAGGATCTAAAAGGCTTTCAAAACCGTGACAcagcctgtctgtctctctctcggtTCAGGACCTTCTCCAGCTCCCAGAACCATTAGAATGAGTGTGCaacccctctgcctcccagtcTGGACGTGACTCCGCCTCAGACTGTTGAAACCAGAGGTAAGGCCGATCCCAGTTCGCTGTCCTTCCCGGTCAATGATATCTGCACGTGCTTAGAAGGCTGCACCTCGGCTGGTCACCCTCGCCCACCCCGTCACACCGTGGGTCACCTACTAGCGCCTCACGGTCCCGGACGTGGGGGTCGGGGCTGCAGGACGTGATGGGCGTCCCGCACCGGGGCTGCTgggctcagtgggctgagggCGGAGGGCCCGGGGGACGTGCACTCACCTCAGCCCGTCGCCTTAGCGTGGTCACCGCCATGGGACTCTGTGGCCGGAGAGGGGCGGCCCGGCGGGCCAGAAGGGTGTCCCTGGTACTGGGGTTACTGTCCCAACCCTGACGTCAGACACCCGGGCAGCGTGCTTGGCCTCACAGTTCCTATGGGGAGCAGCTTCCTAGCGCCTTATCCTTCCCATACTGTGATCACGAGACCCTGACCAGGTAATAGGGAAactgagagaagaggaaatgcccCCTAGGAGACCCACGGAAGTCCCGCCCTGCAGAATGGCCTTAACGGAAATACTTTTTCTGAGTCTTTACTGACTCAGCCCAGTGATAATCCACGCCTGCCTCTGGGTAATGTAGGTTTACACTCCAAGGCTAAGATCCTGTATTTCCTGAGCTGACTCCAGGAGTGGATTTGCAaatttataccctaagaatacctTGAGAATACTCAGTGCGTTCTATCGCTCTCTATTGGGTGTCATTTCTTGGGCGAGGAAGTCTCTGCTACGCCTGCTAGGAGGCCTTTTGATTCAGGCCATGGGGCATGTGCCTTCTTCATGCCGAATGTGGTTGGGAAGGTTGCTCTAGTCTTTAATGCTACCTATCACACATCAGTTGGACCCACAGTCCaaattaaatgcaataaataatacactaataCTTAAGTGCATCTGTGCCTGATGTAGCCAGAAATCTTAGCTCTGCCTGAACAGCATTAATAGAGTCCAACTGATTTGATCTGATGCCTCTGActtaaattatacattatttttgcAAACAATGTAGTACATGTTGAAGACATCAAAGACATGCAAGTACAGGAATTCAGCCCAGAAAGTGCATATAAAGTTCCAGATCACAAACTAAATATGATAATAAAGCTAGTCACACTAAATCTTTCTGAAGTGAACATTGTAGTCTATTTAATATGCAATTATACTAGGTCAAAAATAATGTacaaccataattttaaaatacttcattgattaaaaatataaaccattatCTGAGCCTTCGTTGAATTGCATGCTATCTATTTGTAGGTACAGGGTCgtaaatacatattttctgaaGTTCAATAAAGCACACTACAATAGAGGGGGATATGCCCCCATTAGAGAATCTGTGATATACACTAATAACCTAGTTACCCCATCATACATATGACAAATATACCACAAGAATATAGGACaaaccttcaaaaataaaaatgatgcataatataaacacaaataaaaatctaattatttataatttaaatattaataaaataaataaaacaacaaatctatgtttccctctttcacttcctctgtaaaatcaatacataaatttaaaacaaaatgatgtgTATGCATACATGAAATATAAGTTAAAAATCAATAGTAATTTTTCAGAAGgtttttcctatttaaatatttaaagggctttttttcctgtctctcaaATTGCAATAGATGTTGAGTCTCAACTCACCTTTCACCATCTGGACCAGCTGAGGAGTTTGCAGGTTATAGAGATTGCAAAGTTTGTGATACCCTTGATCCAAGACCACCCTTCAGGCTGCATGGGTTCCCTGTGGGATTCCTGAGCACTTTTGGGATATGCCCTACCAGCCATTCAGTAAAGAAGACCCCAGCCGACAAAGTTTGCAGACTTAACACATGCCACATACCAAAATACAAGGGACACATGTTACAACCCCTCTCAAATTGGTGTTGAAAAGAAGTATGCTTATTTCATAAGGAAAATGAAACTTTCCAGCTGGTGGACACAGTATGCATTCAGGAGACCGCCTACCAGCAAATCAGATGACATTTTCACAACAGAATCTCACCGGGGACAAATATCCAAGGAATAGAACACAGCTGAATCTGCAGATGCTGCCTCAGAGCCCCAAGTACATAGAGAGtgaatgcacatgcatgtggaATAAATTCCAGAGACAATTTGGAGGCACATACGGGACCGAATTTAGCAAAATCCACAAGACTCTGAAGTTCATAGAAActgggaggagacacagaaatgAGTGTTACTTAGTTAATGAATATTCTCAACTTGTAAGTGTGAGAGCCACAGGACATCAGTCAAGTGAT
This window encodes:
- the LOC114510810 gene encoding zinc finger protein OZF-like gives rise to the protein MLENYALVSSLGCCCRSEDMVAPMEQNISVRKLEAKNPKSAKSSQNSHPCESCEPVLRDIFHVVDQHRIQKRPTLLRCGACAKPFYFSAQYNKHQEEHTTKNSFTGNVDRVSSAKSSNFNASWKPCTSSQGGKCFVIIPGHIEQLDAHTMHRANKIAKSEMTFQSTKYYIPRECKKAIGCNDTLVEDQRFLTGRQRFVYCECGKSFTNSSSLCVHQRVHTGERPNKGGECGKSLTSISDLCKHQRVNTGERPYVCNICGKSFTSSRNLRGHQRVHTGERPYECGQCGKSFTRTNALHYHQKVHRGERPYECGECGKSFTSSWNLLYHQRVHTGERPYECRECGKSFTTRSLLHIHLRLHTGERPYECSECGKSFISSSALHSHQRVHTAEKPYECSECGKSFKMKYNLNCHQRVHTGEKPYECSQCGKSFTNRSLLHIHLRLHTGERPYECSECGKSFTRTSAFHAHKRVHTAEKPYACGECGKSFKLKHHYNSHQRLHTGEGPYECSQCGKSFTRSSLLRIHQDSHCRKNSRVQ